The following proteins are encoded in a genomic region of Methylobacterium tardum:
- a CDS encoding RluA family pseudouridine synthase, whose product MVDNVAEERVGLVAEGGVRLDRALVALFPDLSRARLQDLIREGQVRRDGTPVRDPAAKVGAGAQLALTVPQPKAAEPEAEAVDLPIVYEDDDLIVIDKPAGLVVHPAPGHESGTLVNALIAHCGASLSGIGGVRRPGIVHRLDKDTSGLIVVAKNDAAHQGLTSQFADHGRTGPLERAYAAVVWGLPQPRTGTIRASLARSRYHREKIAVVSDEAGRHAVTHYAVAEAYAEAALVRCQLETGRTHQIRVHLAHRGHPLLGDGVYGGAFRTKAARLRPDARDALAALGRQALHAELLGFSHPRTGQTLRFESRLPPDLAALVTALRAESEGPARL is encoded by the coding sequence GTGGTGGACAACGTCGCCGAAGAACGGGTCGGTCTGGTTGCGGAGGGCGGTGTACGGCTCGACCGGGCATTGGTGGCCCTGTTCCCGGACCTGTCGCGGGCCCGGTTGCAGGACCTCATCCGGGAGGGTCAGGTGCGCCGGGATGGCACCCCGGTGCGCGATCCCGCCGCGAAGGTCGGTGCCGGCGCGCAGCTCGCCCTGACGGTGCCGCAGCCCAAGGCCGCCGAGCCGGAGGCCGAGGCCGTCGACCTGCCGATCGTGTACGAGGACGACGACCTGATCGTGATCGACAAGCCAGCCGGGCTCGTCGTTCATCCGGCGCCCGGTCACGAGAGCGGAACACTGGTCAACGCCCTGATCGCCCATTGCGGCGCGAGCCTCTCGGGGATCGGCGGCGTGCGCCGGCCCGGCATCGTCCATCGGCTCGACAAGGATACAAGCGGTCTGATCGTGGTCGCGAAGAACGATGCCGCCCACCAGGGGCTGACCAGCCAATTTGCCGATCATGGCCGGACCGGACCGCTGGAACGGGCCTACGCGGCCGTGGTCTGGGGGCTGCCGCAGCCGCGCACCGGCACCATCCGGGCGAGTCTGGCGCGCTCCCGCTACCATCGCGAGAAGATCGCGGTCGTCTCCGATGAGGCCGGCCGCCACGCGGTGACGCATTACGCGGTGGCCGAAGCCTACGCGGAGGCCGCCCTGGTTCGCTGCCAGCTCGAGACCGGGCGGACGCATCAGATCCGCGTGCACCTCGCCCATCGCGGCCACCCGCTCCTCGGGGACGGTGTCTACGGCGGCGCCTTCCGCACGAAGGCCGCGCGTCTGCGGCCGGACGCGCGCGACGCGCTTGCGGCCCTGGGCCGGCAGGCACTTCACGCGGAGCTGCTCGGGTTCAGCCATCCGCGCACGGGTCAGACCCTCCGCTTCGAGAGCCGGCTGCCGCCGGATCTCGCCGCGCTCGTGACGGCGCTGCGGGCGGAATCCGAGGGTCCCGCGCGTCTGTAA
- the rpoH gene encoding RNA polymerase sigma factor RpoH, which produces MAGTLPVLANEGGLSRYLDEIRKFPMLEPTEEFTLAKSWRDAGDREAAHRLVTSHLRLVAKIAMGYRGYGLPIGEVVSEGNVGLMQAVKRFDPDKGFRLATYAMWWIKAAIQEYILRSWSLVKMGTTANQKKLFFNLRKAKGKISALDEGDLKPDQVKQIATRLGVPEQDVIDMNRRLSGDTSLNAPLREEGEGEWQDWLADNAPSQETVLAREQEGQNRLSALRDALGVLNPRERRIFEARRLAEDPITLEDLSGEFGVSRERVRQIEVRAFEKVQEAVKRNIASREAPRAGIEAH; this is translated from the coding sequence ATGGCCGGTACGCTACCCGTGCTCGCCAACGAAGGTGGCCTGTCGCGCTACCTCGATGAGATCCGCAAGTTCCCGATGCTGGAGCCGACGGAGGAGTTCACGCTGGCGAAGAGCTGGCGCGATGCCGGCGACCGTGAGGCTGCGCACAGGCTCGTGACCTCGCATCTGCGTCTCGTCGCGAAGATCGCCATGGGCTATCGCGGCTACGGGCTGCCGATCGGCGAGGTGGTGTCCGAGGGGAATGTCGGCCTCATGCAGGCCGTCAAGCGCTTCGACCCCGACAAGGGCTTCCGTCTGGCCACCTACGCCATGTGGTGGATCAAGGCGGCGATCCAGGAATACATCCTTCGGTCCTGGTCGCTCGTGAAGATGGGCACCACGGCGAACCAGAAGAAGCTGTTCTTCAACCTGCGCAAGGCGAAGGGCAAGATTTCGGCGCTGGACGAGGGCGACCTCAAGCCCGACCAAGTGAAGCAGATCGCCACCCGCCTCGGCGTGCCCGAGCAGGACGTGATCGACATGAACCGGCGCCTGTCCGGTGACACGTCGCTCAACGCACCCCTGCGCGAGGAGGGCGAGGGCGAGTGGCAGGACTGGCTCGCCGACAACGCGCCCAGCCAGGAGACTGTCCTGGCTCGTGAGCAGGAGGGGCAGAACCGCCTCTCGGCTCTGCGCGATGCGCTCGGCGTCCTTAACCCGCGCGAGCGCCGCATCTTCGAGGCCCGGCGTCTCGCCGAGGACCCGATCACCCTGGAGGATCTCTCGGGCGAGTTCGGCGTGTCGCGCGAGCGGGTCCGGCAGATCGAGGTGCGCGCCTTCGAGAAGGTTCAGGAGGCGGTCAAGCGCAACATCGCCAGCCGCGAA